One Streptomyces sp. NBC_01217 genomic region harbors:
- a CDS encoding discoidin domain-containing protein: MSISNWRLRFLSTVVATSLLALGGPLMTAQAAGGPNIALGDATAASSSVAEYGAGNITDGNQGSYWQSAGSSLPQWVQADLGTTTRVDEVVLKLPAGWESRNQTLSVQGSADGTSFATIKNSATYTFSPGAANTVTVTFPATQARFVRINITANTGWQAAQLSELEVHDADGSSVNLASGRTLTASSHTEVYAAGNANDGNQATYWESANNALPQWIQADLGAAVRVDRVVLRLPSGWETRSQTLKIQGSTNGTTFTDLNASRAYTFDAAGGHTATITFDAATTRYVRVLVTANSVQPAAQLSELEVYGPQTGDTQAPSVPANLAFTQPATDQIRLTWNAATDNVAVTGYDIYANGSLLTSVAGGVTTFTDTRPANQTVTYLVRAKDAAGNQSADSNTVTRTAETGDTQAPTAPANLALTEPGAGQIKLTWDASSDNTGVTGYDVYANNTLRGSVAGNVTTYTDTQPASATVTYHVRAKDAAGNQSANSNAVTRSGTGGTGSNLAVGKEIAASSTVHTYAAVNANDNNVTTYWEGAGGSYPQTLTVKLGSNADLDRLVLKLNPDSAWATRSQTVEVLGREQSASGFGGLVAAKSYTFDPASGNTVTIPVSARVADVQLRFTANSGSSAGQLAEFQIIGVPAPNPDLEVTALTASPASPVESDPITVSATVRNSGPAAAPASAVALRLGGTKVATAQVGALAAGAQTTVSASIGARDAGSYQLSAVADEANAVIEQNESNNTFTSSNDLVVRPVSSSDLVASSVTTSPSSPAAGDAVTFKVAVKNQGTVASASGSHGVTLTLVDSTGATVKTLTGAHSGAIAAGATAEVSFGSWTAVNGSYTVKVVIADDANELPVKRANNTSTQPLFVGRGANMPYDMYEAEDGTAGGGAQVIGPNRTVGDIAGEASGRKAVNLDATGEYVEFTTRADTNTLVARVSLPDAPGGGGIDSTINVYVDGVFKKALPVTSKYAWLYGAETAPGNSPGAGAPRHIYDEANVMLGETVRAGSRIRLQKDAANSQPYAIDFVNLEQVAPVANPDPATYTVPAGFGHQDVQNALDKVRMDTTGTLVGVYLPPGDYQTSSKFQVYGKAVKVVGAGPWYTKFHAPSAQDNTDVGFRAEAAAKGSLFKGFAYFGNYTSRIDGPGKVFDFANVTDIVIDDIWNEHMVCLYWGANTDRITIKNSRIRNMFADGINMTNGSTDNLVTNNDARATGDDSFALFSAIDAGGADMKDNVYENLTSTLTWRAAGVAVYGGYNNTFRNIHIADTLVYSGITISSLDFGYPMNGFGTDPTTFENISIVRAGGHFWGSQTFPGIWVFSASKVFQGIRVNHVDIVDPTYSGVMFQTNYVGGQPQFPIKDTVFTDISITGARKSGDAYDAKSGFGLWANEMPESGQGPAVGEVTFNGLELSNNAVDIRNTTSTFKINANP, from the coding sequence ATGAGCATCTCCAACTGGAGACTACGGTTCCTGAGCACCGTGGTCGCGACCAGCCTCCTGGCACTGGGCGGTCCGCTGATGACCGCGCAGGCCGCGGGTGGCCCCAACATCGCCCTCGGCGACGCGACGGCGGCGAGCAGTTCCGTGGCCGAGTACGGCGCCGGGAACATCACCGACGGCAACCAGGGCTCGTACTGGCAGAGCGCCGGCAGCAGCCTGCCCCAGTGGGTCCAGGCCGACCTCGGCACCACGACCCGTGTGGACGAGGTGGTCCTGAAACTGCCCGCAGGCTGGGAGAGCCGTAACCAGACACTCTCCGTCCAGGGCAGCGCCGACGGCACGAGCTTCGCCACGATCAAGAACTCCGCCACCTACACCTTCAGCCCGGGCGCGGCCAACACCGTGACGGTGACCTTCCCCGCCACCCAGGCGCGGTTCGTCCGGATCAACATCACCGCCAACACCGGCTGGCAGGCCGCCCAGCTCTCCGAGCTGGAGGTGCACGACGCCGACGGCTCCTCCGTCAACCTCGCGAGCGGACGCACCCTGACCGCGAGCAGTCATACCGAGGTGTACGCGGCGGGCAACGCCAACGACGGCAACCAGGCCACCTACTGGGAGAGCGCCAACAACGCCCTGCCCCAGTGGATCCAGGCCGACCTCGGCGCCGCCGTACGCGTCGACCGGGTCGTCCTGCGGCTGCCCTCCGGCTGGGAGACGCGCAGCCAGACCCTGAAGATCCAGGGCAGCACCAACGGCACCACCTTCACCGACCTGAACGCCTCCCGGGCGTACACCTTCGACGCGGCCGGCGGACACACCGCGACGATCACCTTCGACGCGGCCACCACCCGGTACGTCCGCGTCCTGGTCACGGCGAACAGCGTCCAGCCCGCGGCCCAGCTCTCCGAGTTGGAGGTCTACGGCCCGCAGACCGGCGACACGCAGGCCCCGTCCGTGCCCGCGAACCTCGCCTTCACCCAGCCGGCCACCGATCAGATCAGGCTCACCTGGAACGCCGCCACCGACAACGTCGCAGTGACGGGCTACGACATCTACGCCAACGGCTCCCTGCTGACCAGCGTCGCCGGGGGCGTCACCACGTTCACCGACACCCGGCCGGCGAACCAGACGGTCACCTACCTCGTCCGCGCGAAGGATGCCGCCGGCAACCAGTCGGCCGACAGCAACACAGTGACGCGTACCGCCGAGACCGGGGACACCCAGGCGCCGACCGCGCCCGCGAACCTCGCGCTCACCGAACCCGGTGCCGGACAGATCAAGCTGACCTGGGACGCCTCCTCGGACAACACCGGCGTCACCGGCTACGACGTCTACGCCAACAACACCCTCCGGGGCAGCGTGGCAGGCAACGTCACCACGTACACCGACACCCAGCCGGCCTCCGCCACCGTCACGTACCACGTCCGCGCCAAGGACGCCGCCGGCAACCAGTCGGCGAACAGCAACGCCGTGACCCGCTCCGGCACCGGCGGTACGGGCTCCAACCTCGCGGTCGGCAAGGAGATCGCCGCCTCCTCCACGGTGCACACCTACGCCGCGGTGAACGCCAACGACAACAACGTCACGACCTACTGGGAGGGCGCTGGCGGTAGCTACCCCCAGACCCTCACCGTGAAGCTGGGCTCCAACGCCGACCTCGACCGGCTCGTCCTCAAGCTCAACCCGGACTCGGCCTGGGCCACCCGCAGCCAGACCGTCGAGGTTCTCGGCCGCGAGCAGAGCGCCTCCGGCTTCGGCGGCCTTGTCGCGGCGAAGAGCTACACCTTCGACCCGGCGAGCGGCAACACCGTCACGATCCCGGTCTCGGCCCGGGTCGCGGACGTCCAGCTGAGGTTCACCGCCAACTCCGGCTCCTCGGCGGGCCAGCTCGCCGAGTTCCAGATCATCGGCGTACCGGCGCCCAACCCGGACCTGGAGGTCACCGCTCTGACCGCCTCGCCCGCATCCCCGGTCGAGTCGGACCCGATCACGGTGAGCGCCACCGTCCGCAACAGCGGTCCGGCCGCCGCACCGGCCAGCGCCGTCGCGCTGCGGCTGGGCGGCACCAAGGTCGCCACCGCCCAGGTCGGCGCTCTGGCCGCCGGCGCCCAGACCACGGTCAGCGCCTCCATCGGCGCGCGGGACGCCGGTTCGTACCAGCTGAGCGCGGTCGCCGACGAGGCGAACGCGGTCATCGAACAGAACGAGTCCAACAACACCTTCACCAGCTCCAACGACCTGGTGGTCAGGCCGGTCTCCAGCTCCGACCTGGTCGCGTCCTCCGTGACGACCTCACCGTCCAGCCCCGCGGCCGGTGACGCCGTCACCTTCAAGGTGGCCGTGAAGAACCAGGGCACCGTGGCGAGCGCGTCGGGCAGCCACGGCGTCACGCTCACCCTGGTCGACTCGACGGGCGCCACGGTCAAGACGCTGACCGGGGCGCACTCCGGAGCCATCGCGGCCGGAGCCACGGCCGAGGTGAGCTTCGGCTCCTGGACCGCCGTCAACGGCTCGTACACCGTGAAGGTCGTCATCGCCGACGACGCCAACGAACTGCCGGTCAAGCGCGCCAACAACACCTCCACCCAGCCGCTGTTCGTCGGCCGCGGCGCCAACATGCCGTACGACATGTACGAGGCGGAGGACGGCACCGCTGGGGGAGGCGCGCAGGTCATCGGCCCGAACCGGACCGTCGGAGACATCGCGGGCGAGGCGTCGGGCCGCAAGGCCGTGAACCTGGACGCGACGGGCGAGTACGTCGAGTTCACCACCCGCGCCGACACGAACACCCTGGTCGCCCGCGTCTCGCTGCCCGACGCCCCGGGCGGCGGCGGCATCGACTCCACGATCAACGTGTACGTCGACGGGGTGTTCAAGAAGGCGCTCCCGGTGACGTCGAAGTACGCCTGGCTGTACGGCGCCGAGACCGCGCCCGGCAACTCCCCGGGTGCCGGCGCCCCGCGCCACATCTATGACGAGGCGAACGTCATGCTCGGCGAGACCGTGCGGGCGGGCAGCAGGATCCGGCTCCAGAAGGACGCCGCCAACAGCCAGCCGTACGCGATCGACTTCGTGAACCTGGAGCAGGTCGCGCCGGTCGCCAACCCGGACCCGGCCACGTACACGGTGCCCGCCGGATTCGGTCACCAGGACGTCCAGAACGCGCTCGACAAGGTACGGATGGACACCACGGGCACCCTCGTGGGCGTCTATCTGCCGCCGGGCGACTACCAGACGTCGAGCAAGTTCCAGGTGTACGGCAAGGCGGTGAAGGTCGTCGGTGCCGGGCCCTGGTACACGAAGTTCCACGCGCCCTCCGCGCAGGACAACACCGACGTCGGCTTCCGGGCCGAGGCGGCGGCGAAGGGCTCGCTCTTCAAGGGCTTCGCGTACTTCGGCAACTACACCTCGCGGATCGACGGCCCGGGAAAGGTCTTCGACTTCGCCAACGTCACGGACATCGTGATCGACGACATCTGGAACGAGCACATGGTGTGCCTCTACTGGGGCGCCAACACCGACCGGATCACGATCAAGAACTCGCGGATCCGGAACATGTTCGCCGACGGCATCAACATGACCAACGGCTCCACGGACAACCTCGTGACCAACAACGACGCGCGGGCCACCGGTGACGACAGCTTCGCGCTCTTCTCCGCGATCGACGCGGGCGGGGCGGACATGAAGGACAACGTCTACGAGAACCTGACGTCGACGCTCACGTGGCGGGCCGCGGGTGTCGCCGTCTACGGCGGCTACAACAACACCTTCCGCAACATCCACATTGCGGACACACTCGTCTACTCCGGCATCACGATCTCCTCGCTGGACTTCGGCTACCCGATGAACGGCTTCGGCACCGATCCCACGACCTTCGAGAACATCTCGATCGTCCGGGCCGGCGGGCACTTCTGGGGCTCGCAGACCTTCCCGGGCATTTGGGTGTTCTCCGCCTCCAAGGTCTTCCAGGGGATCAGGGTCAACCACGTCGACATCGTCGATCCGACGTACAGCGGCGTGATGTTCCAGACGAACTACGTCGGCGGGCAGCCGCAGTTCCCGATCAAGGACACCGTGTTCACGGACATCTCGATCACGGGCGCGCGCAAGAGCGGGGACGCGTACGACGCGAAGTCGGGCTTCGGCCTGTGGGCCAACGAGATGCCCGAGTCGGGGCAGGGCCCCGCCGTCGGGGAGGTGACCTTCAACGGCCTGGAGCTGAGCAACAACGCGGTGGACATCCGCAACACCACGTCCACCTTCAAGATCAACGCAAACCCCTAG
- a CDS encoding CARDB domain-containing protein produces the protein MRGKILSWRLTVGMLIAALVAVGLLPVTAYAAADGPNLALGRTATAGGAHGAYPAGNVTDGSQASYWEGPAGSFPQWVQVDLGTGTRVDSVALKLPTTWEARSQTVAVLGSTDGSAFTTLAAAQSRAFSPSQANTVTIGLTSVTTRYLRIQVTSNSGWNAAQLSELEVYGEGGPVDPPPVQGTNLARNKPIEATSTTQTYVAANANDDSATTYWESAGFPSSLTVKLGANADVEAVVVKLNPDQAWGPRTQSIEVLGREQAASGFTSLKARADYAFSPSSGQNTVTIPVTGRYADLRLTFFSNTGAPGGQVAEFQVVGTAAPNPDLTVTDLTWTPSSPSETDSVTVNATVRNAGTAAAPATTVQVSLEGAVAGSAPVPALAAGASATVPVAVGKRPMGSYTVSAVVDPTDTVAEQDNSNNSRTASVKLVVGQSPGPDLRVTGITTNPASPAVGSAVSFTVAVENRGTTGVSAGTVTRLTAGTTTLNGAAGAIAAGQTATVAISGTWTATSGGATLTATADATGTVSETDENNNVFTRSLVVGRGAAVPYTEYEAEDAHYDGTLLTSDQKRTFGHTNFATESSGRKSVRLNSQGQYVEFTATNPSNSIVVRNSVPDSAAGGGAEATISLYADGAFVRKLTLSSKHSWLYGTTDDPEGLTNQPGGDARRLFDESHALLTQTYPVGTKFRLQRDSGDSAPFYIIDLIDLEQVAPPAAKPANCTSITEYGAVPNDGIDDTDALQRAVTADQNGQISCVWIPAGQWRQEQKILTDDPLNRGQFNQVGIRDVTIRGAGMWHSQLYTLTPPHQAGGINHPHEGNFGFDIDHNTQISDIAIFGSGQIRGGDGNAEGGVGLNGRFGKGTKISNVWIEHANVGVWAGRDYSNIPELWGPGDGLEFTGMRIRNTYADGINFANGTRNSTVFDSSFRNTGDDALAVWASKYVKDTSVDIGSNNHFRNNTIQLPWRANGIAVYGGFGNTIENNIISDTMNYPGIMLATDHDPLPFSGQTLIANNALHRTGGAFWNEDQEFGAITLFAQGQPIPGVTIRDSEILDSTYDGIQFKTGGGEMPDVKITNVRIDKSNNGSGVLAMSGARGSATLTGVTITNSAEGDVLIEPGSQFVVNRTG, from the coding sequence ATGAGAGGCAAAATCCTGAGCTGGCGGTTGACGGTCGGCATGCTGATAGCCGCACTGGTCGCTGTCGGACTCCTGCCGGTCACCGCATACGCAGCAGCTGACGGGCCCAACCTGGCGCTCGGCAGAACGGCCACGGCCGGCGGCGCCCATGGCGCGTACCCGGCCGGCAACGTCACCGACGGAAGCCAGGCGTCCTACTGGGAGGGCCCGGCCGGGTCGTTCCCCCAGTGGGTGCAGGTCGACCTCGGCACCGGAACCCGGGTCGACAGCGTCGCCCTGAAGCTCCCCACCACCTGGGAGGCCCGGTCACAGACCGTCGCGGTGCTCGGCAGCACCGACGGCAGCGCCTTCACCACCCTCGCGGCCGCCCAGTCCCGCGCGTTCAGCCCCTCCCAGGCGAACACCGTGACCATCGGCCTCACCTCCGTCACCACCCGGTACCTCCGGATCCAGGTGACGTCGAACTCCGGCTGGAACGCAGCCCAGCTCTCCGAGCTGGAGGTCTACGGCGAAGGCGGCCCGGTCGACCCTCCCCCCGTCCAGGGGACCAACCTGGCGCGCAACAAGCCGATCGAGGCGACCTCGACCACGCAGACGTACGTCGCCGCCAACGCCAACGACGACAGCGCCACCACCTACTGGGAGTCCGCCGGCTTCCCGTCCAGCCTGACGGTGAAGCTCGGCGCCAACGCCGACGTGGAAGCCGTGGTCGTCAAGCTCAACCCCGACCAGGCGTGGGGCCCCAGGACCCAGTCGATCGAGGTCCTCGGACGTGAGCAGGCGGCCTCCGGCTTCACCTCGCTCAAGGCGCGGGCCGACTACGCCTTCAGCCCGTCCTCCGGACAGAACACCGTCACGATCCCGGTGACCGGCCGGTACGCCGACCTGCGCCTGACCTTCTTCTCCAACACCGGCGCCCCCGGCGGCCAGGTCGCGGAGTTCCAGGTCGTCGGCACAGCGGCGCCGAACCCCGACCTCACCGTCACCGACCTGACCTGGACCCCGTCCTCGCCGTCCGAGACGGACAGCGTGACCGTCAACGCCACGGTGCGCAACGCCGGTACGGCCGCCGCGCCCGCCACCACCGTCCAGGTCAGCCTGGAGGGCGCCGTGGCCGGTTCAGCCCCGGTCCCCGCGCTCGCCGCCGGAGCCTCGGCGACCGTCCCGGTCGCGGTGGGCAAGCGCCCCATGGGCTCCTACACCGTCTCGGCCGTGGTCGACCCGACCGACACCGTCGCGGAGCAGGACAACAGCAACAACAGCCGGACGGCCTCGGTGAAACTCGTCGTCGGCCAGAGCCCCGGTCCCGACCTGCGGGTCACGGGGATCACCACCAACCCGGCCAGCCCCGCCGTCGGCTCCGCCGTCAGCTTCACCGTCGCGGTCGAGAACCGCGGCACCACCGGCGTCTCGGCCGGCACGGTCACCCGGCTGACAGCCGGAACGACCACGCTCAACGGCGCCGCGGGCGCGATCGCCGCCGGCCAGACGGCCACCGTCGCCATCTCGGGCACCTGGACGGCCACCAGCGGTGGGGCCACGCTCACCGCGACCGCCGACGCCACCGGGACCGTCAGCGAGACCGACGAGAACAACAACGTCTTCACCCGCTCCCTCGTCGTCGGACGCGGCGCGGCCGTGCCGTACACCGAGTACGAGGCGGAGGACGCCCACTACGACGGCACCCTGCTCACCTCCGACCAGAAGCGGACCTTCGGCCACACCAACTTCGCCACCGAGTCCTCAGGCCGCAAGTCGGTGCGCCTCAACTCGCAAGGTCAGTACGTCGAGTTCACCGCGACGAACCCCTCCAACTCGATCGTCGTACGCAACTCGGTTCCCGACTCCGCCGCCGGCGGCGGAGCCGAGGCCACGATCAGCCTCTACGCGGACGGCGCCTTCGTCCGCAAGCTGACCCTGTCGTCCAAGCACAGCTGGCTCTACGGCACCACCGACGACCCCGAGGGCCTCACCAACCAGCCCGGCGGTGACGCACGGCGGCTCTTCGACGAGTCCCACGCGCTGCTGACGCAGACCTACCCGGTGGGCACGAAGTTCCGGCTCCAGCGCGATTCGGGCGACTCGGCCCCCTTCTACATCATCGACCTGATCGACCTGGAGCAGGTGGCGCCCCCGGCCGCCAAGCCGGCCAACTGCACCTCCATCACCGAGTACGGCGCCGTCCCCAACGACGGCATCGACGACACCGACGCCCTCCAGCGCGCCGTGACCGCCGACCAGAACGGCCAGATCTCCTGCGTCTGGATCCCCGCCGGTCAGTGGCGCCAGGAGCAGAAGATCCTGACCGACGACCCGCTCAACCGCGGCCAGTTCAACCAGGTCGGCATCCGGGACGTCACGATCCGCGGCGCGGGCATGTGGCACTCCCAGCTGTACACGCTGACCCCGCCGCACCAGGCGGGCGGCATCAACCACCCGCACGAGGGCAACTTCGGCTTCGACATCGACCACAACACGCAGATCTCCGACATCGCCATCTTCGGATCGGGCCAGATCCGCGGCGGTGACGGCAACGCCGAGGGCGGAGTCGGCCTCAACGGCCGCTTCGGTAAGGGCACCAAGATCAGCAACGTCTGGATCGAGCACGCCAACGTCGGCGTCTGGGCCGGCCGCGACTACTCCAACATCCCCGAGCTCTGGGGCCCCGGCGACGGGCTGGAGTTCACCGGCATGCGGATCCGCAACACCTACGCCGACGGCATCAACTTCGCCAACGGCACCCGCAACTCCACCGTCTTCGACTCGTCCTTCCGTAACACCGGCGACGACGCGCTGGCCGTCTGGGCCAGCAAGTACGTCAAGGACACCTCGGTGGACATCGGATCCAACAACCACTTCCGCAACAACACCATCCAGCTTCCGTGGCGTGCCAACGGCATCGCGGTCTACGGCGGCTTCGGGAACACCATCGAGAACAACATCATCTCGGACACCATGAACTACCCGGGCATCATGCTCGCGACCGACCACGACCCGCTGCCCTTCTCCGGGCAGACGCTGATCGCCAACAACGCCCTGCACCGCACCGGCGGCGCGTTCTGGAACGAGGACCAGGAGTTCGGCGCCATCACGCTCTTCGCACAGGGGCAGCCCATCCCGGGCGTCACCATCCGGGACTCCGAGATCCTCGACTCGACGTACGACGGCATCCAGTTCAAGACGGGTGGCGGCGAGATGCCGGACGTGAAGATCACGAACGTCCGGATCGACAAGTCGAACAACGGTTCCGGAGTCCTCGCGATGAGCGGTGCGCGCGGCAGCGCGACGCTGACGGGCGTGACCATCACCAACTCGGCCGAGGGCGACGTCCTCATCGAGCCCGGTTCGCAGTTCGTCGTCAACAGGACCGGCTGA
- a CDS encoding LacI family DNA-binding transcriptional regulator — translation MTRRLAHVAKKVGVSEATVSRVLNGKPGVSEATRRSVLTALDVLGYERPTQLRGERARLVGLVLPELQNPIFPAFAEVIGGALAQQGLTPVLCTQTKGGVSEADYVELLLQQQVSGVVFAGGLFAQADAPHDHYRQLAERNIPVVLVNASIEGLNFPCVSCDDAVAIEQAWRHLASLGHERIGLVLGPSDHVPSRRKLEAARAMAEAAGAKLPDEHVVRSIFSLEGGQAAANRLLERGVTGIVCASDPLALGAIRAARRRGLSVPSQVSVIGFDDSAFMNCTEPPLSTVRQPIESMGRAAVELLSAQIQGTQTDPGELLFEPELVVRGSTAPPPLG, via the coding sequence ATGACGCGACGACTTGCTCATGTGGCCAAGAAGGTGGGAGTCAGCGAGGCGACGGTCAGCCGTGTGCTCAACGGCAAGCCCGGTGTCTCCGAGGCGACGCGGCGGTCCGTCCTCACGGCGCTGGACGTGCTCGGATACGAGCGGCCCACGCAGCTGCGCGGAGAGCGCGCGCGTCTCGTCGGCCTCGTCCTGCCGGAGCTGCAGAACCCCATCTTCCCCGCTTTCGCGGAAGTGATCGGCGGCGCGCTCGCGCAGCAGGGGCTGACCCCCGTCCTCTGTACGCAGACCAAGGGCGGCGTCTCCGAGGCCGACTACGTGGAGCTTCTCCTCCAGCAGCAGGTGTCCGGCGTGGTCTTCGCCGGCGGACTGTTCGCGCAGGCGGACGCGCCGCACGACCACTACCGCCAGCTGGCGGAGCGCAACATCCCGGTGGTCCTCGTCAACGCCTCCATCGAGGGGCTCAACTTCCCCTGCGTCTCCTGCGACGACGCCGTCGCCATCGAGCAGGCATGGCGCCACCTCGCCTCGCTCGGGCACGAGCGGATCGGACTCGTCCTCGGCCCCAGCGACCACGTCCCGTCGCGGCGCAAGCTCGAAGCCGCCCGAGCGATGGCGGAGGCCGCGGGCGCGAAGCTGCCCGACGAGCATGTCGTCCGGTCGATCTTCTCGCTCGAAGGAGGCCAGGCAGCCGCCAACCGCCTCCTGGAGCGGGGTGTCACCGGCATAGTGTGCGCCAGCGACCCGCTCGCCCTGGGTGCCATAAGGGCCGCGCGCAGGCGCGGGCTCTCGGTTCCTTCGCAGGTTTCGGTCATCGGTTTCGACGACTCCGCCTTCATGAACTGCACGGAGCCGCCGCTCTCCACCGTCCGCCAGCCCATCGAGTCGATGGGACGCGCGGCGGTCGAGCTGCTCAGTGCCCAGATCCAGGGCACGCAGACGGACCCCGGTGAGCTGCTCTTCGAGCCCGAGCTCGTCGTGCGGGGCTCGACGGCGCCGCCGCCGCTCGGCTGA
- the dapD gene encoding 2,3,4,5-tetrahydropyridine-2,6-dicarboxylate N-succinyltransferase produces MTDTTPARTTGAVAAGLATIAGDGSVLDTWFPAPELFAEPGPAGTERLTPDQAVNFLGEGAAKAIGVDARRGVEIVAVRTVIASLDDKPLDAHDAYLRLHLLSHRLVRPHGQNLDGVFGLLSNVAWTSLGPVAVDDLEKVRLNARAEGLHLQVTSVDKFPRMTDYVAPKGVRIADADRVRLGAHLASGTTVMHEGFVNFNAGTLGTSMVEGRISAGVVVGDGSDIGGGASTMGTLSGGGKERIVIGERCLIGAEAGVGIALGDECVVEAGLYVTAGTRVTLPDGQIVKARELSGASNILFRRNSVTGAVEARPNNAVWDGLNDVLHSHN; encoded by the coding sequence ATGACCGACACGACTCCTGCTCGCACCACCGGCGCCGTCGCCGCCGGCCTCGCCACCATCGCCGGCGACGGTTCCGTTCTCGACACCTGGTTCCCCGCCCCCGAGCTCTTTGCCGAGCCCGGCCCGGCCGGAACCGAACGGCTCACCCCCGACCAGGCCGTCAATTTCCTCGGTGAGGGCGCGGCCAAGGCCATCGGCGTGGACGCCCGCCGCGGTGTCGAGATCGTCGCCGTACGTACGGTCATCGCCTCGCTCGACGACAAGCCGCTCGACGCGCACGACGCGTACCTGCGTCTGCACCTCCTCTCGCACCGCCTCGTCCGGCCGCACGGCCAGAACCTGGACGGCGTCTTCGGCCTCCTCTCCAACGTCGCCTGGACCTCGCTCGGTCCGGTCGCCGTCGACGACCTGGAGAAGGTGCGGCTGAACGCCCGCGCCGAGGGCCTGCACCTCCAGGTCACCTCGGTCGACAAGTTCCCCCGGATGACGGACTACGTCGCGCCGAAGGGCGTCCGGATCGCCGACGCCGACCGGGTCAGGCTCGGTGCGCACCTCGCCTCCGGCACCACCGTCATGCACGAGGGCTTCGTCAACTTCAACGCGGGCACCCTCGGTACGTCGATGGTCGAGGGCCGGATCTCCGCCGGTGTCGTCGTCGGCGACGGCTCAGACATCGGCGGCGGCGCCTCCACCATGGGCACCCTCTCCGGGGGCGGCAAGGAACGCATCGTCATCGGCGAGCGCTGCCTGATCGGTGCCGAGGCGGGTGTCGGGATCGCGCTCGGCGACGAGTGCGTCGTCGAGGCCGGGCTCTACGTCACCGCCGGTACGCGCGTCACGCTGCCGGACGGCCAGATCGTCAAGGCCCGTGAGCTCTCCGGCGCCTCGAACATCCTCTTCCGCCGCAACTCGGTCACCGGCGCCGTCGAGGCCCGCCCGAACAACGCGGTCTGGGACGGCCTCAACGACGTCCTGCACAGCCACAACTAA
- a CDS encoding MFS transporter, whose protein sequence is MRFFGVVRDVPRTVRPLAFGAFLNGVVSFTFVYLFVYLTGPRELTVPQAGVIAGIGGVGLVAGNFTGGWFGDHYGHRRMLLTGALVGGTALATLPVLPVAAMYGVLPLAQYAAGVVRVANSALVAVSVPEGGRRQSFALVRAAGNAAFAIGPPLGALIAARFSYDWLFVADGLGTLLFAGYAAMVLPARGTAHNRPVRAPGAPGLWRELRARPAVLILLAAILCVDLVYRQQYSTLPVFLTEHGRSAQFYGWLLSINGGLILLLELPAAHALRRRASLSIVGTGLLLVGLGYAVLIPGAGALFAVTMMASLTAGEILYKTTATAYVADQAPGHAQGRFQSLYAGASISGQVLAPPLGGALYAAAPGLLWPVCAVLAGGAGAAVLAARRLRGPVREKAPAPAPERQAQPG, encoded by the coding sequence ATGAGGTTCTTCGGGGTCGTGCGGGACGTACCGCGCACGGTACGGCCGCTGGCCTTCGGCGCCTTCCTCAACGGGGTCGTCAGCTTCACCTTCGTCTACCTCTTCGTCTATCTGACCGGACCGCGCGAGCTGACCGTCCCGCAGGCCGGAGTGATCGCGGGCATCGGCGGCGTCGGCCTCGTCGCGGGAAACTTCACCGGCGGCTGGTTCGGCGACCACTACGGCCACCGCCGGATGCTCCTGACCGGTGCGCTGGTGGGCGGGACGGCGCTCGCCACCCTGCCGGTGCTGCCGGTCGCGGCGATGTACGGGGTGCTGCCGCTCGCGCAGTACGCGGCAGGTGTCGTACGCGTCGCGAACTCCGCCCTCGTCGCCGTCTCCGTCCCCGAGGGCGGCCGGCGCCAGAGCTTCGCCCTCGTGCGCGCCGCGGGCAACGCCGCGTTCGCCATCGGCCCGCCGCTCGGCGCGCTGATCGCCGCCCGCTTCTCGTACGACTGGCTGTTCGTCGCCGACGGCCTCGGGACGCTGCTCTTCGCCGGGTACGCGGCGATGGTGCTCCCGGCGCGCGGCACCGCGCACAACCGGCCGGTGCGCGCGCCCGGCGCACCGGGGCTGTGGCGTGAGCTGCGGGCCAGGCCCGCGGTGCTGATCCTGCTCGCCGCGATCCTCTGCGTCGACCTCGTCTACCGGCAGCAGTACTCGACCCTGCCCGTCTTCCTCACCGAGCACGGCCGCAGCGCCCAGTTCTACGGCTGGCTGCTGTCCATCAACGGCGGCCTCATCCTCCTGCTGGAACTCCCGGCGGCCCACGCGCTGCGCCGACGCGCGTCGCTGAGCATCGTGGGCACCGGGCTGCTGCTGGTGGGGCTGGGCTATGCGGTGCTGATCCCGGGGGCCGGGGCGCTGTTCGCCGTCACCATGATGGCCTCGCTGACCGCGGGCGAGATCCTCTACAAGACCACCGCGACGGCATACGTCGCCGACCAGGCACCCGGCCATGCGCAGGGCCGCTTCCAGAGCCTGTACGCGGGCGCCTCCATCAGCGGCCAGGTGCTGGCACCACCCCTCGGCGGCGCCCTCTACGCCGCCGCGCCGGGGCTGCTCTGGCCGGTCTGCGCAGTGCTGGCGGGCGGCGCCGGGGCGGCGGTGCTCGCGGCGCGGCGGCTGCGCGGGCCGGTGCGCGAGAAGGCGCCCGCACCCGCCCCTGAGCGGCAGGCGCAGCCCGGCTGA